From a single Ischnura elegans chromosome 7, ioIscEleg1.1, whole genome shotgun sequence genomic region:
- the LOC124163043 gene encoding uncharacterized protein LOC124163043, which produces MEQTILYDLNGSRYAITDREEIHKRIQEDAAFADEYFKGNLASAELQTPSTEASSCAGPNWKKEQTLLLLEEYRRRVDSFRDPKIKKKDLWQEISRTFTEKGYNREVH; this is translated from the exons ATGGAGCAGACAATACTGTATGACCTAAATGGCAGTCGGTATGCCATCACGGATAGGGAGGAAATACATAAAAGAATTCAGgaag ATGCGGCTTTTGCCGATGAATATTTTAAGGGGAATTTAGCATCAGCTGAGCTACAGACTCCGTCCACAGAGGCAAGCTCGTGTGCAG GTCCGAACTGGAAGAAAGAGCAGACCCTCTTGCTTTTGGAGGAGTATAGGAGGAGAGTAGACTCATTTAGagatccaaaaattaaaaaaaaagatttatggcAGGAAATTTCCAGAACTTTTACTGAAAAAGGctacaatagggaagtgcactaa
- the LOC124162709 gene encoding uncharacterized protein LOC124162709 isoform X2, with protein MIVTLPVWWSALLVLCFSYVCSDAVQVPGEDSRLTMVYRRGDVSGLFPFPRVGRSHISEENYDQRIQGSPRGSLMSKRQGLIPFPRVGKRHHPSVAASTAALLGAASGDAFYDEYAAGRPAKGSGRGGMLAPAPVSEEDDPWGIEVALGKRSSEEAAREGMWFGPRLGRRRRRSADDGKHQRGTYWTVVDETGGSAREYLDHRPESMLRNKEMLRPSVEDDDFPAEDSDLLYGDAAETSVTDAGVEEDTSQMGGRRRRRQPVDAGTAKEGEDKAAADGGSDGASAATANRRWKGGRA; from the exons CGGTGCAGGTCCCTGGGGAAGATAGTCGTTTGACCATGGTGTACAGGAGAGGCGACGTGTCTGGCCTTTTCCCCTTCCCAAGGGTCGGAAGGTCACACATCTCTGAAGAAAACTACGATCAGAGAATTCAAG GCTCTCCCCGGGGGTCCTTGATGTCGAAGCGGCAGGGCCTGATCCCTTTCCCGCGGGTCGGCAAGAGACACCACCCGTCGGTGGCGGCTTCCACAGCCGCCCTCCTCGGCGCGGCCTCCGGAGACGCCTTCTACGACGAGTACGCGGCTGGGCGGCCGGCCAAGGGGAGCGGGCGCGGGGGCATGCTGGCGCCGGCGCCCGTCTCCGAGGAGGACGACCCCTGGGGGATTGAGGTGGCCCTGGGCAAAAGGTCAAGCGAGGAAGCAGCGAGGGAGGGCATGTGGTTCGGTCCCAGGCTCGGGCGGAGGCGGCGGAGGTCGGCGGACGACGGCAAGCACCAGCGAGGCACATACTGGACCGTGGTTGACGAAACTGGAG GCTCGGCGAGGGAATACCTGGACCACAGGCCTGAGTCGATGCTGAGGAACAAGGAGATGTTGCGGCCTTCAGTCGAGGACGACGACTTCCCCGCCGAAGACTCGGATTTGCTCTACGGGGATGCTGCGGAAACGTCTGTCACTGACGCTGGAGTCGAGGAGGACACCTCGCAGATGGGCGGCAGACGGAGGCGACGCCAGCCGGTGGACGCGGGAACTGCGAAGGAGGGGGAGGACAAGGCGGCGGCGGACGGGGGAAGCGATGGCGCTAGTGCGGCGACGGCGAACCGGCGGTGGAAGGGGGGCAGGGCATGA
- the LOC124162709 gene encoding uncharacterized protein LOC124162709 isoform X1: MIVTLPVWWSALLVLCFSYVCSDAVQVPGEDSRLTMVYRRGDVSGLFPFPRVGRSHISEENYDQRIQGSPRGSLMSKRQGLIPFPRVGKRHHPSVAASTAALLGAASGDAFYDEYAAGRPAKGSGRGGMLAPAPVSEEDDPWGIEVALGKRSSEEAAREGMWFGPRLGRRRRRSADDGKHQRGTYWTVVDETGAGSAREYLDHRPESMLRNKEMLRPSVEDDDFPAEDSDLLYGDAAETSVTDAGVEEDTSQMGGRRRRRQPVDAGTAKEGEDKAAADGGSDGASAATANRRWKGGRA, translated from the exons CGGTGCAGGTCCCTGGGGAAGATAGTCGTTTGACCATGGTGTACAGGAGAGGCGACGTGTCTGGCCTTTTCCCCTTCCCAAGGGTCGGAAGGTCACACATCTCTGAAGAAAACTACGATCAGAGAATTCAAG GCTCTCCCCGGGGGTCCTTGATGTCGAAGCGGCAGGGCCTGATCCCTTTCCCGCGGGTCGGCAAGAGACACCACCCGTCGGTGGCGGCTTCCACAGCCGCCCTCCTCGGCGCGGCCTCCGGAGACGCCTTCTACGACGAGTACGCGGCTGGGCGGCCGGCCAAGGGGAGCGGGCGCGGGGGCATGCTGGCGCCGGCGCCCGTCTCCGAGGAGGACGACCCCTGGGGGATTGAGGTGGCCCTGGGCAAAAGGTCAAGCGAGGAAGCAGCGAGGGAGGGCATGTGGTTCGGTCCCAGGCTCGGGCGGAGGCGGCGGAGGTCGGCGGACGACGGCAAGCACCAGCGAGGCACATACTGGACCGTGGTTGACGAAACTGGAG cAGGCTCGGCGAGGGAATACCTGGACCACAGGCCTGAGTCGATGCTGAGGAACAAGGAGATGTTGCGGCCTTCAGTCGAGGACGACGACTTCCCCGCCGAAGACTCGGATTTGCTCTACGGGGATGCTGCGGAAACGTCTGTCACTGACGCTGGAGTCGAGGAGGACACCTCGCAGATGGGCGGCAGACGGAGGCGACGCCAGCCGGTGGACGCGGGAACTGCGAAGGAGGGGGAGGACAAGGCGGCGGCGGACGGGGGAAGCGATGGCGCTAGTGCGGCGACGGCGAACCGGCGGTGGAAGGGGGGCAGGGCATGA